A DNA window from uncultured Methanoregula sp. contains the following coding sequences:
- a CDS encoding PGF-pre-PGF domain-containing protein, with the protein MQHNPLTLRQLFILVLGVALITSIVSAADPALHPNLSNTKDPVLSAAAISSPDSPLSGQLMFSYGNSTPAWTLQTVSAGWRARLSSARIATPDSKQALLSTGGTKETRTGGNSTDPFAVIDEKLAPSEAAGLKSLIQNTLHAFSYNEATGDWYARNAANRITFTYTRDGTAKFSGGESAFGLTLLGIGRGDGVSPAGNGHVQAEGRQLNITRPDFTEWYRNNDAGVEQGITIANRPAGSGLLHVGFGLTGNNSLSLKDKKTLILIDASGTPSFEYTGLHAFSSDGRDLPASLATDGTTLSWVVDDTGAVYPVTIDPVVVSASKATATFTGGAGGDIGSFTGGDYFGTSVALNSSGGMALVGAVGNCTAADQAGAAYIFTMPAGGWSGTTSASAATATFTGIGKDDNFGTSVALNNTGGVALIGAPQPNAAGKTGAAYIFTMPAGGWSGTTSASAATATFTGIGDGDSFGNSVALNSKGSVALIGAYHNDATSEKANEGAAYIFTMPTGGWSGTTSASAANATFTGGSWQDQLGNSVALNSSGTMALIGAMNNKTAEMGGAGAAYIFTMPTGGWSGTTSASAANATFTGGARDEALGWSVALSSDGTRALIGADVNDTAGSDAGAAYIFEAPGGVWGGTTSASAANATFTGGASGDRFGYSVALSSDGTRALVGASYNDTADTDAGAAYIFTMPAGGWSGTTSASAATATFTGVGGYQGKDDPYGDILGWSVALNSSGAVALVGATYNQTAGYGAGAAYIFQPPYVPLTATGITTGAAGTAVVDGLKLNPTTTLTNVDLYLGTSNTQITGTKIKTGVASLPASVATTVDGVSLVGKTPGTYYIIACESGTTSILGATTSGVYTVTAAPSIDGVIGFRWNTSDPSPRLYQIDSNGAVIDHNGTWFNDHLPWSGMKTVVVNASNSTPVLYGTNNRGDGLDLTGTYGDVMVEIPKFYTCSTYSNGNFSYWISPTAQEALHYTVAPIFNQRGTGTEAGTAASYYYVGRYDANLVGGKLQSATDKSPNVDMTLGTARTYAENKGAGWGITNVWTLSALRQLFYTEMVTLDSQTAWTGSRGIVDTGGSTPSTSGADGIDAAIYSINATGSGTGVNGKTPVSYRGIENLWGNVWQFQDGFTATTTGSNVINATGLGLTGQATTFASPLGVNDNQSVGALPAEGWQMQLMNADAARPLFLPSSTGGSDATYVSDYYYAPRSESAASPNILQSGGYCDDGGKAGVGALAPSDIASYTYAVVGARLEFRRVLVPVVSFSSRNTSAATNTSSQGWAGVAPFSMVFNDTSTGTPISWVWSATNVTGNNVPFYINTTTVTLANISYEFKTAGNYTIKLNATNSLGSGTSTQVTWVNVSAAPVTPVASFSSTNTSVATNTTSQDWAGVAPFTMVFNDTSTNTPTSWKWGRNNLTVATWEQFSTTNNATQVFVAGNWSVNLTATNSAGSGMSGITWVNVSAAPVTPVASFSSTNTSAATNTTSQGWSGVAPFSMVFNDTSTNSPTAWKWGRNNLTVATWEQFSTTNNATQVFVAGNWSVNLTATNSAGSGISGITWVNVSAAPVTPVASFSSTNTSVATNTTSQGWSGVAPFSMVFNDTSTNSPTAWKWGRNNLTVATWEQFSTTNNATQVFVAGNWSVNLTATNSAGSGISGITWVNVSAAPVTPVASFNSRNTSVATNTTSQGWAGVAPFTMVFNDTSTNSPTAWKWGRNNLTVATWEQFSTTNNATQVFVAGNWSVNLTATNSAGSGISGITWVNVSTSPASPVAGFTGTPLSGTAPLAVTFTDTSTGTPTSWNWVFGDGNTSTIQSPVFTYVTSGYFTVKLTAANAFGSSAKTISQYIAVAAVSRQNSTENKNITQTISSGQTNVNVSTCDPGMTVTNTTTQVLVTNPALGWQKYTFEGANITKNTCYVNISVSNVTMDSTPFTAPLPGLGTVSTSLTIGQNQTTSGTLQQEIIPGANTTVTNAFQLAATNIGLTLGNIAYTLQIGGAAPFNRNLTSSGVIINMSASHSWVLANGGTGAIRIFRYSDTGAVQVLPTTFVGTDAGSIDYFRATSVNGFSEFGLGGTSTTPGPSGGGGWGGDSDGPVSMVTPQQVPGTTKVNVGGDSAVTQVAITGTGISGAIVTGTVVSGPGLNTEPPTRMVYEYVDITPARYTTISEAVISFTVPVTWLTERQLTPPNVVMYHLVGQTWVALPTTLVKVENGVAYYTAASPGFSRFAITGQAGVTSGTPLATLTPAGQTFGDLSPTTSGTKTPTPAAVTVRSVTKQTTAIPAASQPAPALPLPTMAIVGGIVVVLVAGGFLIRRWWIRRQNPALFRNYD; encoded by the coding sequence ATGCAACATAACCCACTCACTCTCCGTCAGCTTTTCATTCTTGTTCTTGGTGTTGCACTCATAACTTCAATCGTATCAGCAGCTGACCCGGCTCTGCATCCCAACCTTTCCAATACAAAGGATCCTGTTCTCTCGGCAGCGGCCATCAGCTCCCCTGATTCTCCACTCTCCGGGCAACTCATGTTCTCGTACGGGAACAGTACGCCGGCATGGACCCTGCAAACCGTCAGTGCCGGGTGGAGGGCACGATTATCCTCCGCCCGCATTGCAACACCGGACAGCAAACAGGCGCTCCTCTCCACCGGGGGTACAAAGGAAACCCGAACGGGCGGCAACAGTACAGACCCCTTTGCCGTGATCGATGAGAAGCTCGCACCATCTGAAGCAGCGGGACTGAAGTCCCTGATACAGAACACACTCCATGCTTTCTCCTATAACGAAGCGACCGGTGACTGGTATGCCCGCAATGCGGCAAACCGGATCACGTTCACGTACACGCGGGACGGCACGGCAAAATTCTCCGGAGGAGAGAGCGCGTTCGGGCTGACCCTTCTTGGCATAGGGAGGGGTGACGGGGTCTCCCCAGCCGGGAATGGTCATGTTCAAGCGGAAGGGCGACAGCTGAATATCACGCGACCGGATTTCACGGAGTGGTACAGGAACAATGACGCGGGTGTGGAGCAGGGCATAACCATCGCGAACCGCCCGGCAGGGAGCGGTCTGCTGCATGTCGGGTTTGGCCTCACCGGTAATAACTCCCTCTCCCTCAAGGATAAAAAGACGCTCATCCTGATCGATGCATCGGGGACACCTTCTTTTGAGTACACCGGTCTGCACGCGTTCTCTTCTGACGGCAGGGATCTCCCTGCATCCCTCGCAACCGATGGCACTACGCTCTCATGGGTTGTGGACGACACCGGTGCTGTCTATCCGGTCACCATCGACCCGGTGGTTGTATCAGCTTCAAAGGCGACCGCGACCTTCACCGGCGGCGCCGGCGGCGACATAGGGTCGTTTACTGGGGGCGACTACTTCGGCACTTCCGTGGCGCTCAACAGTTCGGGGGGAATGGCGCTCGTCGGGGCGGTTGGAAATTGTACGGCCGCTGATCAGGCCGGCGCTGCGTACATCTTCACTATGCCGGCCGGGGGCTGGAGCGGGACAACATCTGCATCCGCCGCGACTGCGACCTTCACCGGCATCGGCAAAGATGACAACTTCGGTACTTCCGTGGCGCTCAATAATACAGGGGGAGTGGCGCTCATCGGGGCACCGCAACCCAACGCCGCCGGTAAGACCGGCGCTGCGTACATCTTCACTATGCCGGCAGGGGGCTGGAGCGGGACTACCTCTGCATCCGCCGCGACTGCGACCTTCACCGGCATCGGCGATGGTGACAGCTTCGGCAATTCCGTGGCGCTCAATAGCAAGGGGTCAGTGGCGCTCATCGGGGCGTATCACAACGATGCCACGAGCGAAAAAGCCAACGAGGGCGCTGCGTATATCTTCACTATGCCGACAGGGGGCTGGAGCGGAACAACATCTGCATCCGCCGCGAACGCTACATTCACCGGAGGCTCATGGCAAGACCAGTTAGGCAATTCCGTGGCGCTCAATAGTTCGGGGACAATGGCGCTCATCGGGGCGATGAACAACAAAACTGCCGAAATGGGTGGCGCCGGCGCTGCGTATATCTTCACTATGCCGACAGGGGGCTGGAGTGGGACAACATCTGCATCCGCCGCGAACGCTACATTCACCGGCGGCGCAAGGGATGAGGCCTTAGGCTGGTCCGTAGCGCTCTCTTCCGACGGGACTCGGGCCCTCATCGGGGCGGATGTAAACGACACTGCCGGTTCGGATGCCGGCGCTGCGTATATCTTCGAGGCGCCCGGGGGCGTATGGGGCGGGACTACCTCTGCATCCGCCGCGAACGCGACCTTCACCGGCGGCGCATCGGGTGACCGCTTCGGCTATTCCGTGGCGCTCTCTTCTGACGGGACTCGGGCGCTCGTCGGGGCGAGTTACAACGACACTGCCGATACGGATGCCGGCGCTGCGTATATCTTCACTATGCCGGCAGGGGGCTGGAGCGGGACTACCTCTGCATCCGCCGCGACCGCGACCTTCACCGGCGTCGGCGGCTACCAAGGAAAAGATGATCCGTATGGCGACATCTTAGGCTGGTCCGTGGCGCTCAATAGTTCGGGGGCAGTGGCGCTTGTCGGAGCGACGTACAACCAAACTGCCGGTTATGGGGCCGGCGCTGCGTATATCTTCCAGCCACCCTACGTTCCCCTCACTGCGACGGGCATCACCACAGGGGCTGCGGGGACTGCTGTTGTGGACGGTCTGAAACTCAATCCCACCACCACCCTCACGAATGTAGATCTTTACCTCGGGACCAGCAATACCCAGATAACAGGGACGAAGATAAAGACCGGGGTTGCGTCCCTGCCAGCCTCTGTTGCGACAACCGTTGACGGAGTGAGCCTGGTCGGGAAGACTCCCGGCACATACTACATTATCGCCTGTGAAAGTGGCACTACCAGCATCCTTGGCGCAACAACCTCGGGGGTGTATACGGTGACTGCCGCCCCATCAATTGACGGTGTTATCGGTTTCCGGTGGAACACCTCCGATCCATCCCCCCGGTTGTACCAGATAGATTCGAACGGTGCGGTAATTGACCATAACGGGACCTGGTTCAACGACCATCTGCCGTGGAGTGGCATGAAAACGGTTGTGGTAAATGCAAGCAACTCAACGCCGGTCCTCTACGGCACAAACAATCGTGGTGACGGTTTGGATTTAACCGGCACATACGGGGATGTGATGGTAGAGATCCCGAAATTTTATACGTGCAGTACCTATTCGAATGGGAATTTCTCTTACTGGATTTCACCCACTGCACAAGAAGCACTCCATTATACCGTAGCACCGATTTTCAACCAGCGGGGTACCGGAACCGAAGCGGGAACCGCAGCATCCTACTATTACGTGGGCAGATACGATGCGAATCTGGTTGGCGGTAAATTACAAAGTGCAACCGACAAATCGCCGAATGTGGATATGACTCTCGGTACCGCACGAACGTATGCTGAAAACAAAGGTGCCGGGTGGGGTATAACCAACGTATGGACGTTATCAGCGTTACGACAACTGTTCTATACCGAAATGGTTACCTTAGACAGTCAGACCGCATGGACGGGATCGAGAGGAATTGTCGATACGGGGGGCTCCACCCCTTCAACCAGTGGAGCGGATGGCATCGATGCAGCAATCTATTCAATTAATGCCACGGGTAGCGGGACGGGTGTAAATGGTAAAACTCCGGTATCCTATCGGGGTATTGAAAACCTGTGGGGTAATGTCTGGCAGTTCCAGGACGGGTTTACCGCAACAACAACCGGTTCTAATGTAATTAATGCAACGGGATTGGGACTGACCGGTCAGGCAACAACCTTTGCCAGTCCCCTTGGGGTAAACGACAACCAGTCTGTCGGAGCACTTCCTGCAGAAGGCTGGCAGATGCAGTTAATGAATGCGGATGCTGCCCGACCGTTATTCTTACCGTCATCCACAGGAGGTTCAGATGCCACCTATGTATCGGATTATTATTATGCTCCGCGATCAGAATCTGCCGCCTCTCCCAATATTCTGCAGTCGGGCGGCTATTGTGATGATGGCGGCAAAGCGGGTGTCGGGGCCCTGGCTCCGTCCGATATTGCGTCGTATACGTATGCGGTGGTCGGCGCACGCCTTGAGTTCAGAAGGGTTCTGGTGCCTGTCGTGAGTTTCAGTTCCCGGAACACCTCAGCAGCAACCAACACGAGCTCGCAGGGCTGGGCGGGTGTTGCACCGTTTAGCATGGTGTTCAACGACACATCGACCGGTACTCCGATAAGCTGGGTCTGGAGCGCAACGAATGTAACCGGCAATAATGTACCGTTTTATATCAACACCACCACCGTGACGCTGGCAAACATATCGTACGAATTCAAAACGGCAGGCAACTACACGATCAAACTGAACGCAACGAACTCGTTAGGGTCGGGCACTTCAACGCAGGTCACATGGGTGAATGTGAGTGCAGCTCCGGTAACCCCGGTCGCCAGCTTCAGTTCCACGAACACATCAGTAGCAACCAACACTACCTCGCAGGACTGGGCAGGGGTTGCACCGTTTACGATGGTGTTCAACGACACATCCACCAATACTCCGACGTCATGGAAATGGGGCAGGAACAATCTCACGGTTGCAACATGGGAACAGTTCAGCACAACCAACAACGCAACACAGGTATTTGTTGCAGGGAACTGGTCGGTCAATTTAACCGCAACGAACAGCGCAGGATCCGGGATGTCCGGAATTACGTGGGTGAATGTATCAGCAGCTCCGGTAACCCCGGTCGCCAGTTTCAGTTCCACGAACACATCAGCAGCAACCAACACTACCTCGCAGGGCTGGTCCGGAGTTGCACCGTTTAGCATGGTGTTCAACGACACATCCACCAACTCCCCGACAGCATGGAAATGGGGCAGGAACAATCTCACAGTTGCAACATGGGAACAGTTCAGCACTACCAACAACGCAACACAGGTATTTGTTGCAGGGAACTGGTCGGTCAATTTAACTGCAACGAACAGCGCAGGATCCGGGATATCCGGAATTACGTGGGTGAATGTATCAGCAGCTCCGGTAACCCCGGTCGCCAGCTTCAGTTCCACGAATACATCAGTCGCAACCAACACTACCTCGCAGGGCTGGTCCGGAGTTGCACCGTTTAGCATGGTGTTCAACGACACATCCACCAACTCCCCGACAGCATGGAAATGGGGCAGGAACAATCTCACAGTTGCAACATGGGAACAGTTCAGCACTACCAACAACGCAACACAGGTATTTGTTGCAGGGAACTGGTCGGTCAATTTAACCGCAACGAACAGCGCAGGATCCGGGATATCCGGAATTACGTGGGTGAATGTATCAGCAGCTCCGGTAACCCCGGTCGCCAGTTTTAATTCCCGGAACACATCAGTCGCAACCAACACTACCTCGCAGGGATGGGCAGGGGTTGCACCGTTTACCATGGTGTTCAACGACACATCCACCAACTCCCCGACAGCATGGAAATGGGGCAGGAACAATCTCACGGTTGCTACATGGGAACAGTTCAGCACTACCAATAACGCAACACAGGTATTTGTTGCAGGGAACTGGTCGGTCAATTTAACTGCAACGAACAGCGCAGGATCCGGGATATCCGGAATTACGTGGGTGAATGTGAGTACGTCGCCAGCTTCTCCGGTCGCCGGCTTTACCGGAACTCCCCTCTCCGGCACGGCTCCGCTTGCCGTGACCTTCACCGACACCTCAACCGGAACCCCGACAAGCTGGAACTGGGTTTTTGGTGACGGAAACACCAGCACAATTCAGAGTCCGGTATTCACGTATGTAACCTCCGGCTACTTCACGGTCAAGCTGACTGCAGCCAATGCCTTCGGATCGAGTGCCAAAACAATATCCCAGTATATAGCAGTCGCTGCGGTTTCCCGACAGAACAGCACAGAAAATAAAAATATCACCCAAACGATAAGCAGTGGACAGACTAATGTTAATGTTTCCACGTGTGATCCGGGAATGACCGTAACCAATACCACCACCCAGGTGCTTGTGACCAATCCTGCACTCGGGTGGCAGAAATATACCTTTGAAGGCGCGAATATTACGAAAAATACCTGCTATGTAAACATATCAGTTTCCAATGTCACGATGGACAGCACCCCATTTACCGCACCATTACCCGGTCTTGGAACGGTGAGCACTTCCCTTACCATTGGACAGAACCAGACAACAAGCGGCACACTTCAGCAGGAGATTATACCCGGAGCTAATACAACAGTAACGAATGCGTTCCAGCTTGCTGCAACAAACATCGGTCTGACACTCGGAAATATCGCATACACATTGCAAATTGGCGGCGCTGCACCGTTCAACAGAAATCTCACTTCAAGCGGCGTGATCATCAACATGAGCGCCAGTCACTCATGGGTTCTTGCAAACGGAGGAACGGGGGCTATCAGGATCTTCAGGTACTCTGATACCGGGGCAGTGCAGGTGCTGCCAACTACGTTCGTTGGCACCGATGCGGGAAGTATTGATTATTTCAGAGCAACTTCAGTGAACGGATTTTCAGAATTCGGGCTCGGTGGAACAAGTACTACCCCCGGTCCTTCCGGAGGCGGGGGCTGGGGCGGAGACAGCGATGGCCCCGTCAGCATGGTAACCCCGCAGCAGGTACCCGGAACCACCAAAGTAAATGTAGGCGGTGATTCTGCCGTCACACAGGTTGCAATTACCGGCACCGGGATCTCCGGAGCCATTGTAACCGGTACCGTAGTCTCCGGGCCGGGACTGAACACTGAGCCACCAACCAGGATGGTTTATGAATATGTGGATATCACACCGGCACGGTACACCACCATCAGCGAAGCGGTCATATCATTCACGGTGCCGGTCACGTGGCTGACTGAACGCCAACTCACCCCGCCGAATGTTGTCATGTACCATCTGGTGGGACAAACATGGGTTGCACTCCCCACAACGCTGGTCAAAGTTGAAAACGGCGTAGCGTATTACACGGCAGCAAGCCCCGGGTTCTCGCGGTTTGCGATCACCGGACAGGCCGGTGTCACTTCCGGTACACCGCTGGCAACACTTACGCCAGCAGGGCAGACCTTTGGGGATCTGTCACCAACAACATCTGGTACCAAAACCCCCACACCCGCTGCGGTTACCGTCAGATCCGTAACAAAGCAGACCACAGCTATACCGGCGGCCTCCCAACCGGCACCCGCTCTCCCGCTTCCGACGATGGCGATTGTTGGGGGGATCGTTGTGGTGCTTGTCGCGGGAGGTTTCCTGATCCGGCGCTGGTGGATCCGGAGACAGAACCCGGCGCTGTTCCGAAATTACGATTAA